Within Montipora foliosa isolate CH-2021 chromosome 3, ASM3666993v2, whole genome shotgun sequence, the genomic segment TGCTGAACTGGAATTTCTGTagaaataatgtaaataaataaataaataaataaataaataaataagacaaAATTTACTTGTCAGTTCTGTAGAGGCACATGgaaaaacagttgggcaaacgattaaaaaagcacttgctcgctcgcattttagagcataacaaacaaacaaatcaactgtttctttatgtccaaaagagtacagattatTGTTATCAagtccagttgagaataaaaattcgagtttcatttttgaacaaaggaaaaaccgatgaaaccactttttaaaaatacgcatccgcTTTAAATACCGCATCcctaaaaataacaaacggtttagtacccaagaaaagaatttgtggagtattttgagctattactggtattctgttttgtcgttctcgttctctttctcttttctttcgtttttgttttaGTCATAGGCCCTCCAGCCATCacgcaaccttatcagagcttctaaggatatgccaaaaattgcaatacagagaaaaaaaagcagctctaaagaaatcaaaaacaaacactcagctttaagtttatatccctccgatgcttgactttaACGACTGCGCAGCCatcagtgtggaccacagctatcatgatgtTATGTCATAATGAATTAAGACcagagaaaaatgcagaaagacaATATGTTTTCCACCTGGACacaaaaagcgttgactgttaagagctttagttgacgtagtatagccgtgtagccgcgttgagccacagaaagcgcgcgaaaaatgaagcctcttTTATGTTTGGAAGACCTTACACAGCAAATGACCACGCAGAACCGGGGTTGCTGACAAGcggtttttgttaaaataacGGTTTGCTGAGATGCTCAGTCTCGCAGGCTCAGAAAACCTAGTTGTGGTCatttacaccttttgctgttcatttaagaaaaatatacattcatttacgtcaacagttgaGACTATACGACAAATATACGTTCGTTAGCACTTCCTTGAACTTCAttaacgcgaacgaactttcaataacgctatttgtatttatataataacccaagttattcacggattttgattggttcttgcctatgatctattagaggacagacgcacgattgacgtcaccatcagcttttatgcgaataaagttttaaaattctttattatataaaacaaatagattccatgtagccgtgggtctgttcagtaatagatcacagaagaatcacagaagacgtcaaaatgtggtaagaacatcagtgacacactcggctatcgcctcgtgtgccacttttttgttcttaccacattttgacgtcatctgtgatctattactgaacagacccacggcaacatggaatctatctGTTAAATgtattaacattcaatagcataaAGGGATaaacaattgcacctttggacaatcacaggtaacaaatatactttcaatctcgcgcaatgggTAATCATTAACGCCATTAGAAAATCAAGTGCATAAaatgacaatcaatggcgtattagagacatacaataatgcaatttgcatagagacCCACATTCAATTGCACCTTCATACAATCGTTTAATCGAAACGTTTAATCATTAACGTGAACTGACAAACGTTGGTTGTTTTCGAATAAACaataggaagaaaaaaacattcattagtGTCATTCATCGTAGTgacatgtattttaaaatactgaaaacAAAACTACAAGAGTATGTACATTATCATTTAGATCCTGTACTGTAATGTAACAAACAGAGTACACTATATGAacaagtacagtacatgtacatgtagactcTGTTCAAGTAAGATTCTGTTTCTTGGTAGCATGATTTTCTTTGGTTCTTTCTGTGTCCAATGcgtctacatgtactgtacttgtTCATATAGCGTACTCCGTTTGTTACAGTACTGTACGTGtaaaatgttcttcattttataTCTGCTTCAGCAAAATATTgtgcaaaaaataacaaaatctaAATGATAATGTACATactcttgtatttttgttcagtattttaaaatacatataACTACGATGAATGACactaatgaatgttttttttcttcctattgTTTATTCGAAAAATACCAACGTTTGTCAGTTCACGTCAATAATTGACCATTTCGCTTAAACGATTGTATGAAGATGCAATTGATTGTGGgtctctatgcaaattgcattattgtatgtctctaatacgccattgattgtcatacTATGCACTTGATTTTCTAATGGAGTTAAcgattaaccattgcgcgagattgaaagtatatttgttacctgtgattgtccaaaggtgcaattgtttATCCGTttatgctattgaatgttaatacatatgcaaatagcgttattgaaagttcgttcgcgttaaCGAAGTGCATAGACCTTTTTCGTAATGGCGGCCcaataaaatgttcttttgttttaatgctaataagccttccTAGCCTCCTTGCAAtgggcaaaattcaaaagaatttgttACCCAAAATGAGGCTAGTAggtccaattaacataaatacaatagaATATTAAATcagtcgccatttatgaaagtggtctatggaAGTACTACTAAACGTATATTTGCCGTATAGTTtcaactgttgacgtaaatgaatgtatattttgcgtaaatgaacagcaaaaggtgtaaggTTTCTCTTTATGTTTAGGTGAATTAAattggcttgagcctgcgatccaatcaatcagcagtcagcagtcaacttaaaaaaaataacagctaACCTCGATGAACTCTAAACTTGAGTCCGCGATATGTTCACGTGAAACATATCGTGATACTGAACAGCGGATACCATGTTTTGACGGCTTTCAAttgcccttttcacggttagtttttctcatttacattacaatgtaatctaacgtggatgcgaggcaatttcgggttaaaactacaaaatagcccgaaattgcctcacatacatgctagattatattgtaaggcaaatgagaaaaactaaccgtggaAAGGGCTactgaccataacatggatttCCCATATCAAAGgcgtatgctgtaaactagcgtgatcctggtcacattggcatacatggaggggtggacgtacggacgtacggttGTACGGAAGGTCGATGACatcatagctataaaaccagaatttctcgcatcgatcgGTTACTAACAAaagagacttttgtctgattggttgatggtTTTGTTTGTACCCAGGTTTTTTCACACGCGCACGCGCGCGcaaagtaacaaacaaaatggcagcCAATGATGTCTTGTGCTCGATTACTTGCTCCAGGGATTTTTATAACAACAGCGACGTGTACACTTTTTCTTCTTTCGGAATAGCGGTATTTCAGTGGTAGAAGCTGAAAGTCTTTCACTTTCGCACCATCGATTTTTCGTCCGTGGCTTCATGCACGATTGATTTGGGCATTTGATGAAAGTGCAAGATAttgttatttcctatttttctgaGTGGTTCAAAATTCCCtggtttttcaggaaaaattacCTATTTTTTGTGCTCATGGTTGGAGAAAGATTTAGTAAGCTTGTACTTTATGttgattaaaaaacaagaattttGAACCGCTCAATGATCACTTCTGAATCAGTTTGGCATTTCCAGTACTTTTCCTATCCACGTGCAAATGCTGCTATTTTGTTCCTGattttaggtaaaaaaaaaaaacaatttcctcattttctgaccattttacccacttgacaccctgtaaaTAGATGCAAGAGACTCTGTGGGGAAGATATTGtttacctattgtcattaatgtgacAACCAGAGGCTAACTGGCTTTTGAAACAAAGAGTCTCGAAAAGAGTCTTTTGTCTTCCCTATATATAGATGAACATCTAATTCACCTTAGCTCTCAACTACCATTTAAAGAAAACTAAATATCGTATCTTCAATcctcatcagaaagtaaattcCATCGTATTTCCTTCAATAATTTTAGCTGTCAATGCCTTGAACAAGTTTCAATCTTAAGATACTTGGGCGTGATATCTATATTTTGTATATTGGCCATCATCTTTCCACGCATGATCATATTCATTATGTTTGTAACAAAGTTAGTAAATGTATTAACGCCTAAATAAGGTTACGCATTATGTCAGTAAGCATTGTCTTGTCAAGATCAGTAGATATCTATTATTCGCTTATTTACCTATATTTACTATATGGCTGCATATTGCGGGGTAGTAATTATGAAAACCCATTGTCACAGCTtataaattgcaaaataaagttattagaaTCATCAGTGATGTTCCCCTTCCCCACATTATGTTCCCTCAGGTCTATTAAAATTTCACGATTTTGGTAAAATGTGCACATTTGTTTATGCATGATTATCCTGGTGGCGATAAGACgtaatttttttcaactgaCCCTTACTGACTCCCTACTgaccccttactgacccccctactgaccccatataaaatcaatgggaaaattaaaattaaaaaagcccaGAACCATCAATGAGACCCAATTCAAGTTCATCAATAAATTTAGCTTACCTGAAACTTTCAAGGTGGCGGACGCGTTGCAGATTTCCGACTCTCTTCTCATTTGACTGAAGGATTTGTCACGGAAAATCGAGCACAGAATAAGTTGGAATATCAGCAAGCATGGTATTTTGTACCCGCTAGAAAATAGCGAGGAAATTCTGGCAAATTAACACGCACGCAACTAACCGCGAGCGACACGCACACGACTGCATCAACCGGAAGTTTATTTTGGCAAGCCTGTAGTCCCAAGGCCCCTCGCCTTCGCGAGTCTGTTCATTTGTCAGCGTTAATTTCTCTTTGCTTCCTTTCCCAATGCATACGAAAGCAATATTTGATGATATTCAATCTTATTCTGTAACCCGTCAATAAAACCCCCACTAAACAGTAAAAGGAGAACAAGAGTCGGAAATCTGCAacgcgtccgccatcttgaaagtttcAGGTTAGCTAAATTTATTCAATGAACTTGAATCGGGTCCCATTGATAGTTCTGggctttttcaattttctttttcccattgattttatagggggtcagttgggggtcagttgaccggggctcagtgttttgtcgaaacccattTTTTTCCATATTACTCGTTTCTGAGCAACATAATCATTCAACTCAGGATGCATCTTTGCAGAATTTATTTCTTCATGCTAAAACCAATATAAGAAAATTCTGCCTATCCATTATTAGAAAATACGTTTGCAATGACCTTCCTCTTTACAATCTAAATAGCACACCTAAAATCCTAaattaaaaaagcaatttttgaacACTTGCTCTGTTACCGTACTGATTTACTTACTCGTTGGTATGTACTCCAGCATCGCTTGTTTATCagtctaaatattgcaactgaatggaTTATCCTGTTCGCTACGTAGAATCGTAGATTGTGTACTATTTAAAGTTAAGAATATATTGATATACTTTGTCTGAGATAGCTGTTAACTTGAATTTATTCACATTATGGATTACATTCACATGTTGACCGGCTGGGAAAGCTTCCATCGAAGGAACAACAGCTTTCGAGAAGACAACACTTTATTCCGCTCAGCTCACATGCAGTCATGTTCGTTTTACGCACACAATACGGCCCATGCGGAATACCGCAGACCCCTATGATACGACGACAGAATTATCTCCTATCAACACACAAATGTTTTACCTGGTTATGtcattttgaaatgattttaattAAGCATTTCACACAAGTTTTGCTAGGTAAAATGACTTTTCAAAAATCAGTTTGTactttcttgaaaatttttttaaataagatGACAAATTAAATTGAATACACTTCCTTTAATGTTGTAAAGCCTGTTTGCTAGGAACGTCCAAAATCCTGAGCAAGGTGCTGGATACCTGAGGTCACGGGACGTGACTTGCTGTCCAGTGTAAGATACCGGTGCATCTACATAGACCGTGTAATATATCGATAAATTGTtggtgatgataataataatgataataataataataataataataataataataataataataataataataataataataataataacagtttatAACTTATTCATGAGCAACCCATATAGAGTTTGCAAATGGAAAGAGTTAAAATGCATAATGGTAATTGTTATAGCTCTTTGTCAGAGTTAGTTAATAACTTGAACACATTCACAACCAATTGTtgagaggattttttttttggggggggggggggcggaggGAAGGGCACTTTGTAAGCTTTAATATATTTTATGAAATGGTACAAAGAGGaagtgaattaaaaaaaaaaacttactctTAACTGTAAGGTATTTTAAATAGGTTAACAAAAGTTGTGTACATTGATTATCAAACtgaacaataatattttaaGGGCAACCAGTGGTCCAACCtttgtaaaatttattaaataagtTATGTTTTTAACCAGAGAAGTGTTCTGTCACAGGTAGACTTAATTAACATGGTCATTCTTAGAAAAGTTGTTGTCAATTTGCTGTCGATCAATTCCAAACAGCACTAAGTCTTGCTCCATAACGCTTCATAGGGTTGTGGTGGCGTACGGTGACAACGATTTTGATGTCGCCAAAGACCACTTTGGTTCTTGACTTATGCATGTCTTGCCACCGTTTATTTCTTAGCGTCCCTTCCATTAAGATGAGAAAATCATGTACATAGAAAACACATTGTTAATACTTAAATAAACGAATAATTTATATGTGAAAATATAGAAGGGCCGTAGCCAGGATGaaacatagttaaaatttaaaaaacgatctctggctaaaatgattaagaactacgagctttcgactgcccgaactgcagtcttcgacgggtaaaatgaatgataagaaatcgatgagaaaatttaaataaaaacgtacattgcaaaatgatgagaatgtagaaaatttatgaatatttgttaaaaagaatgctgtattgtccaggtaaagggcgcgaattgttatctgcgttaGGTTTCACTGTggtatgccacgcttctaatgttttcctcgttctaaaagtgcctttgtcaataactgACGCATTTTCGAAATCAATGGCGTGGTTGTTGGACCAAGCGTGATTAGCAATTCTAGAGCCTTTGGCCgcagttttggtgtttcttaaatgttctttttttcgagTATTAAAAGCTCTGCCGGTTTCCCCAATATAACACCACGAACAATTTGTACAGGGAATTTTATATACGACGTTGGTCTGCAATTCCATCGAAGGTCGGAATTTCGGTACTGGGAACTGTTGTTGTAGAGTGGTGAATGGTTTGTTTACAACCGTGACATCGTGTTTTTTGAGGATGCGTGTCAAAGGCTCAGTTACTCCTTTGATGTAAGGCAGAGAAGCGAAAGACTTGCGTGACTCGGTTGGTTCAACCATCTTGAAAAACATTCCAACGAGTTCCTCCGGGGATACATTGGTTGTAGAAGCTCGAGTCTTTCTAGCGTGTATGCTTTTGATAAAGCTAGATGGATAACCGTTGGACTCCAGAGCTGCCTGGACGTAATAAAGTTCccgtttttttccttcagaagaATTGGGTAGATTTAGAGCCCTGTGCAGGAGACTTGATGCTGTGTTGACCTTGTGTTGCCTGTTGTGATGGGAATAAAAATCTAAGTATCTGTCTGTATGGGTGGGCTTTCTGTAAACATTAACAATGATGACTCCATTTGTGTCGAGAAAGGAGATGTTTCCGTTACATTCGGTCTCAATGGTAAACGAGATGTTAGGGTCAATTGAATTTAATGTGTCATGGAAGGCTGAGACGTCGTTCTTCCCAATCATGCAAAAACTATCGTCCACGTACCTTTTCCAAATTTTGGGGCGAACGGATGAAATACTTATTGCGGACTCTTCGATCTCCTCCATGCAAAGATTGGCCACAACGGGGCTGACAGGACTGCCCATCGCACAGCCATGGACTTGTTTATAAATTCTGTCGTTGAACATAAAATAGTTGTTGGACAAGGTGAATTGAAGAAGTTTAGTGATGTCATCGATGTCCAAATTTGTCCTTGAAGGAAGGGTGGCATCTTAttcaagtttcttttttatGTACACACAAGCTTTATCTACAGGGATTGCGGTGAAGAGTGACACAACATCAAAAGAGACCAAAATTTCATTATCATCAATCTTGATATCGGATAATTCTTTGGAAAACTGCAAGGAGTTGGCAACAGAGTATCCGT encodes:
- the LOC137995385 gene encoding uncharacterized protein, whose protein sequence is MGSPVSPVVANLCMEEIEESAISISSVRPKIWKRYVDDSFCMIGKNDVSAFHDTLNSIDPNISFTIETECNGNISFLDTNGVIIVNVYRKPTHTDRYLDFYSHHNRQHKVNTASSLLHRALNLPNSSEGKKRELYYVQAALESNGYPSSFIKSIHARKTRASTTNVSPEELVGMFFKMVEPTESRKSFASLPYIKGVTEPLTRILKKHDVTVVNKPFTTLQQQFPVPKFRPSMELQTNVVYKIPCTNCSWCYIGETGRAFNTRKKEHLRNTKTAAKGSRIANHAWSNNHAIDFENASVIDKGTFRTRKTLEAWHTTVKPNADNNSRPLPGQYSILFNKYS